The Brassica napus cultivar Da-Ae chromosome C1, Da-Ae, whole genome shotgun sequence DNA segment TCAAAATTCCAGTGTACCCCTTAGGCCCTCTTCACATTACAGCTTCAGCGCCTTCCAGTTTATTGAAACAAGACAGAAGCTGCATTGAATGGCTGAACAAGCAGAAACCGAGGTCAGTCATATACATAAGCATGGGAAGCATGGCTCACATGGAAACCAAGGAAGTTGTGGAGACTGCGTGGGGGTTGTCTGATAGCAACCAACCATTCTTATGGGTCACCGGAAGCGGTTCTATCACTTGTCCCGATTGGATAGAGACATTTCCAGAGGAACTGCGAAAGACGGTGTCAGAAAGAGGATACATTGTGAAATGGGCACCGCAGATAGAAGTACTTGCGCATCCTGCAGTGGGGGGCTTCTGGAGCCACTGTGGATGGAACTCAACGCTCGAGAGCATTGCGGAAGGAGTTCCAATGATTTGCAGGCCTTTTCATGGCGAGCAGTTGTTAAACGCTATGTATATAGAAAGCGTCTGGAGTGTAGGAATTCAGCTTGAAGGTGAAGTTGAAAGAGTAACGGTCGAGAGAGCTGTGAAAAGGTTGATTGTGGATGAAGAAGGTGCATGCATGAGGGATAGAGCTCGTCTTCTAAAAGACAAGGTCAAAACTAGTGTGAGAAACGGAGGCTCTTCATATAATGCATTGGATGAGCTCGTCAAGTACTTGGAGACTGACTAAGGAGCTGCACTTCATGTATTACAATAGATCACTGAATGATTGGTtcatcaggaaaaaaaaaacagatcagtgaatg contains these protein-coding regions:
- the LOC106374651 gene encoding UDP-glycosyltransferase 76E4: MEKKQEKKRIVLVPVPAQGHVTPFMQLGKALSLKGFLITVAQGQFNRISPSPDFPGFQFVTIPESLPESELKRLGPIEFALKHNKTNEASFKDCIAQLLLQQGNDIACIIYDESMYSCEAAAREFKIPCVIFTTTSATNHASRCVLSKLNAERFFSDIEDPEVQDKVVENLYPLRYKHLRPSGLGPLEPHLEMRREIVNKRTASAFIINTSNCLESLSLSWLQQELKIPVYPLGPLHITASAPSSLLKQDRSCIEWLNKQKPRSVIYISMGSMAHMETKEVVETAWGLSDSNQPFLWVTGSGSITCPDWIETFPEELRKTVSERGYIVKWAPQIEVLAHPAVGGFWSHCGWNSTLESIAEGVPMICRPFHGEQLLNAMYIESVWSVGIQLEGEVERVTVERAVKRLIVDEEGACMRDRARLLKDKVKTSVRNGGSSYNALDELVKYLETD